The window CATCGCCCCGCCTCCGCGAACGACGGCATCGCCGCCCCGATGAGCCGCGTGAGATCGTCGGCGGCGCGGGCCGCCGCGAGCTGCACGTCCTCGTGCGTGAGCTTGGGACCGCCCGCCTGCGCGGCGGCGTTCGTGATGCACGAGATCCCGACGATCCGCGCCCCGAGGTGGCGCGCGGCGACAGCCTCGAGCACGGTCGACATCCCGACCGCGTCCGCGCCCATCGCCCGGAGCATCCGCACCTCGGCGGGCGTCTCGTAGGACGGCCCGACGAGGCCGACGTAGACCCCGCTGCGGAGCTGTATCCCCCGCTCCGCGGCGCAGTCGTTGAGCGCGGCGCGGAGCCGCGGATCCCAGGCGTCGGTCATGTCCGGGAACCGCGGGCCGCGCGCCGAGTCGTTCGGGCCGCGCAGCGGGTTCAGCCCGGTCAGGTTGATGTGATCCTCAACCGCCATGAGCCCGCCCGCGCGG of the Pseudomonadota bacterium genome contains:
- a CDS encoding purine-nucleoside phosphorylase, whose translation is RAGGLMAVEDHINLTGLNPLRGPNDSARGPRFPDMTDAWDPRLRAALNDCAAERGIQLRSGVYVGLVGPSYETPAEVRMLRAMGADAVGMSTVLEAVAARHLGARIVGISCITNAAAQAGGPKLTHEDVQLAAARAADDLTRLIGAAMPSFAEAGR